In Treponema primitia ZAS-2, a genomic segment contains:
- a CDS encoding amino acid ABC transporter permease codes for MNFDAGYFIEILPRIFSKLNVTLEITVTATVFALIIGVIIAVIAYYKIKIFYPITRGYVSLIRGTPIVAQLYFFYYGLAIYSVTIRNMVPVTAVAVVLSLNVGAFMSESIRAALMSVDEGQKEAAYSLGMTNLQLMRRIILPQAVRVALPPLFNDMINLIKSSSLAFMLGVADVMGAARMAGARSFRYFEIYAAVMLVYWVIIFLFGFVHKYLEKKCQAAY; via the coding sequence ATGAATTTTGATGCAGGTTATTTTATTGAAATTCTGCCCAGAATTTTTTCCAAATTAAATGTAACGCTGGAAATCACAGTAACGGCAACGGTTTTTGCATTAATCATAGGCGTTATCATTGCCGTTATCGCATATTACAAAATAAAGATATTTTATCCCATAACACGAGGATACGTTTCCCTTATTCGGGGCACGCCGATTGTGGCGCAGTTGTATTTTTTTTACTATGGGCTGGCCATTTACAGCGTAACCATAAGGAATATGGTTCCTGTAACGGCGGTTGCCGTTGTGCTGAGCCTGAATGTAGGAGCTTTTATGTCCGAAAGCATACGGGCTGCCTTAATGTCTGTTGATGAAGGCCAGAAGGAAGCCGCATATTCCCTGGGGATGACAAATTTACAGTTAATGCGAAGAATCATTTTGCCCCAGGCTGTCCGGGTTGCTTTGCCTCCCCTCTTTAATGACATGATCAATCTAATCAAATCATCATCCCTTGCTTTTATGCTGGGTGTCGCGGATGTTATGGGAGCCGCCAGAATGGCAGGTGCGCGCTCCTTCCGATATTTTGAGATATATGCCGCAGTGATGCTGGTATATTGGGTTATTATCTTTTTGTTTGGATTTGTACATAAATATCTGGAAAAGAAATGCCAAGCGGCTTATTAA
- the yedF gene encoding sulfurtransferase-like selenium metabolism protein YedF gives MKTLDMQGNPCPIPVVNAKKALAEQGADGVVVLVDNFVAVQNLEKMAKGTGCGFSYTDEGASLYKVTITKDPKQAFNAPPEDTETASNAPTAGGAKKGPVVLITADSMGRGAEDLGKLLIKGFIFSLTQLNPLPEAVIFLNGGAHLTTEGANTVPDLKVLQEKGTEVYTCGTCANYYKLTESLAVGSIVDMMKITNTLAKASGLITL, from the coding sequence ATGAAAACTTTAGATATGCAGGGAAATCCCTGCCCGATACCGGTGGTAAACGCCAAAAAAGCCCTTGCCGAGCAGGGCGCTGATGGCGTGGTGGTTTTAGTAGACAATTTTGTTGCGGTGCAGAACCTGGAGAAAATGGCTAAAGGAACAGGCTGCGGTTTTTCGTATACCGATGAGGGTGCATCGCTCTACAAGGTGACTATCACCAAGGACCCCAAACAGGCTTTTAACGCGCCTCCGGAAGATACCGAAACTGCATCCAATGCCCCTACTGCAGGAGGCGCGAAGAAGGGGCCGGTGGTTCTCATCACTGCGGACAGCATGGGCAGGGGGGCGGAGGATCTTGGAAAGCTGCTCATCAAGGGTTTCATATTCTCCCTGACCCAATTAAACCCCCTGCCGGAAGCGGTTATATTTTTGAATGGCGGAGCGCATCTGACCACCGAGGGAGCAAACACTGTGCCGGATCTAAAAGTGCTCCAGGAAAAAGGCACGGAAGTATATACCTGCGGGACCTGCGCCAATTACTATAAGCTGACCGAATCCCTTGCCGTAGGAAGTATCGTTGACATGATGAAAATAACAAACACCCTGGCAAAGGCCTCCGGGCTTATCACACTATAA
- the selB gene encoding selenocysteine-specific translation elongation factor, translated as MEEYPFIFGTAGHIDHGKTALVRAMTGIDCDRLEEEKRRGITIELGFAPLNLPNGKTVSIVDVPGHERFIRTMASGAAGMDAAMLIIAATEGVMPQTREHLDILNILGVRFGLVALTKKDLADDETLELATAEVLELVRGTCLDGAPIIPVSSVTGEGVSQILEEIEKIIGKIPPREGRGAFFLPIDRVFSKKGFGSVVTGTSYQGSLSEGDEVEIMPTGAVGRVRSLQTHGAKVASVTAGQRVAVNLAGVSHDQIERGSAVCEKGAFIATDCISAWLEILPSALEAVAHWQRVRLHVGTTDVVARISLLRMNAGVKKSGIVPGNGAPVQILCESKITVAAGQRFVIRFYSPLMTIGGGRIMLPNAELAKGKADREAKARIVESLAADFSPVTLLAAIIHDKGILSVSGLSELSQMGKDTFTESLSVLSSIPDTYAFLEFGTPQNFISSEAFDTVTRSALRILHEFHAKYPELSGLDAEKLFTSLDSVHGSGLVKAGDFKVLLGIMAARNAISPVAVQGKTCYRAADYRQAVDSKLMDLAGRIREAMTSAGFNLLKLPELEEKLGVSSSDIKRAVAYLREQDDLRTIEGGLLFSREMRDKLLKALSSMSGDITVASLRDSIGVNRKESLAMLDFLDAQGLTKRVGDTRVLVG; from the coding sequence ATGGAGGAGTATCCTTTCATATTTGGGACGGCTGGACATATCGACCATGGCAAAACAGCTTTAGTACGTGCCATGACCGGTATTGACTGCGACCGCCTGGAGGAGGAAAAACGCCGGGGCATAACCATTGAACTCGGTTTTGCCCCCTTGAATTTACCCAACGGCAAGACCGTCAGCATCGTTGATGTCCCCGGGCACGAACGCTTCATACGGACCATGGCCTCAGGCGCCGCCGGCATGGATGCTGCCATGCTGATAATAGCGGCCACCGAAGGGGTCATGCCCCAGACCAGGGAACATCTTGATATCCTGAATATCCTTGGGGTCAGGTTCGGCCTGGTGGCGCTGACCAAGAAGGATTTGGCAGATGATGAAACTCTTGAACTGGCGACTGCGGAAGTGCTCGAATTAGTCCGGGGCACCTGCCTTGATGGGGCGCCAATCATACCGGTTTCATCGGTAACCGGGGAAGGGGTTTCACAAATCCTGGAAGAAATAGAAAAGATAATCGGCAAAATACCTCCACGGGAAGGCAGGGGCGCGTTTTTTCTACCCATTGACCGGGTCTTCAGTAAAAAAGGTTTCGGAAGTGTGGTAACCGGGACATCCTATCAAGGGAGTCTTTCTGAGGGCGACGAAGTAGAAATAATGCCCACCGGCGCGGTAGGAAGGGTGCGTTCCCTCCAGACCCATGGGGCGAAAGTCGCTTCTGTTACCGCAGGGCAGCGGGTGGCCGTCAACCTTGCCGGGGTTTCCCATGACCAAATAGAGCGGGGATCCGCGGTCTGCGAAAAAGGGGCTTTTATCGCCACGGACTGCATAAGCGCATGGTTAGAGATACTGCCTTCGGCGCTTGAAGCGGTGGCCCACTGGCAAAGGGTACGGCTCCATGTGGGGACGACCGATGTGGTCGCCAGAATCTCGCTCCTGCGAATGAATGCAGGTGTAAAAAAGTCAGGCATAGTTCCGGGAAACGGGGCTCCTGTACAGATTTTGTGCGAATCAAAAATTACAGTTGCAGCCGGGCAAAGGTTTGTGATACGTTTTTACAGCCCCCTCATGACCATAGGCGGAGGGCGGATCATGCTGCCAAACGCCGAACTGGCAAAGGGCAAAGCGGATCGGGAGGCAAAGGCCAGGATAGTTGAAAGCCTTGCCGCCGACTTCAGCCCCGTCACTCTGCTTGCGGCTATCATCCATGACAAAGGAATCCTTAGCGTATCCGGCCTGTCCGAGCTTTCCCAGATGGGCAAGGACACTTTTACTGAGTCTTTAAGCGTACTGTCCTCAATACCGGATACATACGCTTTTTTGGAATTCGGTACCCCGCAAAATTTTATCTCCAGCGAAGCCTTTGACACAGTAACCCGATCAGCCCTGCGTATTCTCCATGAGTTCCACGCAAAATACCCAGAACTCTCCGGTCTTGATGCAGAAAAACTATTTACATCCCTGGACAGCGTTCACGGCTCAGGCTTGGTTAAAGCCGGGGATTTCAAGGTCCTGCTTGGCATAATGGCTGCGAGAAATGCTATAAGCCCGGTTGCCGTGCAGGGAAAAACCTGTTACCGGGCGGCGGATTACCGCCAGGCCGTGGACAGCAAGTTGATGGATCTTGCGGGGCGCATCAGGGAAGCGATGACATCTGCGGGTTTCAATCTTTTAAAACTGCCGGAACTGGAAGAAAAACTGGGCGTCTCATCTTCCGATATAAAGCGGGCGGTAGCATATCTGCGGGAACAGGACGACCTCAGGACCATAGAAGGGGGGCTGCTCTTTTCCCGGGAGATGAGGGATAAACTGCTTAAGGCGCTTTCTTCGATGAGCGGTGATATTACGGTTGCTTCTTTACGGGATTCCATTGGCGTGAATAGAAAAGAAAGCCTGGCGATGCTGGACTTTCTGGATGCACAGGGATTGACGAAGCGGGTTGGGGATACGCGGGTGCTGGTGGGGTAG
- the selA gene encoding L-seryl-tRNA(Sec) selenium transferase, translated as MTDSDTKTLLRSIPAMDELLNAPWAAEFSGSLGRENVKKIIEEALGEIRREINGGTTASMPMDELVASRAATLLRLKLSSTLKPVVNATGVIIHTNLGRAPLAPEALAAVNEISGTYSTLEYDPEKGGRGGRNVHVEWLLRRLTGAEAALVVNNNAAAVLLALSATAAGREVIVSSGELVEIGDSFRIPEILAFSGAKMIAVGCTNSTRIKDYGDAITENTAVLLKVHPSNYRIEGFVKTTAREELAELAAERGLVFMEDLGSGLLGSLGVGGPLGAALASRECSVRECLEAGSGVVTFSGDKLLGGPQIGVIAGSKKLIDRMKSHQLLRALRVDKMTLAAFEATLRLHLSGKQGRIPVIGMIETDKPVLLERARRLCRLLKQSATCNTDFSRQVPCAVKPGAGDFTIAVVETEDAIGGGSFPTDLLPGFGVAISSPSFSAEILAAGLRAATIPVIPAIREGRVILHLRTLLPGDEKLIAASFTSAIRGEAV; from the coding sequence ATGACAGATTCCGATACAAAGACCTTGCTGCGGTCCATCCCGGCAATGGATGAGCTGCTGAACGCACCCTGGGCCGCCGAATTTTCCGGCTCCCTGGGAAGGGAAAATGTAAAAAAAATAATAGAAGAGGCGCTTGGCGAAATCAGGCGTGAAATAAACGGCGGCACAACCGCCAGCATGCCGATGGATGAACTTGTGGCAAGCCGCGCTGCAACCCTGCTCCGTTTAAAATTATCCAGTACCCTGAAGCCCGTGGTCAATGCCACAGGGGTGATCATTCACACAAACCTCGGGCGCGCGCCCCTTGCCCCTGAGGCGCTTGCTGCAGTCAATGAAATATCGGGAACCTATAGCACCCTGGAATACGACCCTGAAAAAGGCGGACGGGGAGGGCGCAATGTTCATGTTGAGTGGCTCCTCCGCCGCCTGACCGGCGCGGAAGCGGCGCTGGTGGTCAACAACAATGCTGCCGCAGTGCTCTTGGCGCTGTCAGCGACAGCCGCAGGCCGGGAGGTCATCGTTTCCTCCGGAGAACTTGTTGAAATAGGCGACTCCTTCAGGATCCCGGAAATACTCGCCTTTTCAGGCGCGAAAATGATCGCCGTGGGCTGCACCAATTCTACGCGTATAAAAGACTATGGCGATGCCATCACAGAAAACACCGCAGTTTTGCTTAAAGTGCACCCTTCAAATTACCGGATAGAAGGTTTTGTCAAAACCACGGCCCGTGAAGAACTGGCGGAACTTGCCGCTGAGCGGGGACTCGTGTTTATGGAGGATCTTGGCAGCGGGCTCCTCGGCTCCCTTGGAGTAGGTGGCCCGCTTGGCGCAGCTTTGGCAAGCCGGGAGTGCTCAGTCCGGGAATGCCTCGAAGCCGGTTCCGGTGTCGTAACCTTTTCCGGGGACAAATTGCTCGGCGGTCCCCAGATTGGGGTGATTGCAGGGTCAAAGAAGCTTATTGACAGGATGAAGTCCCATCAGCTTCTCCGGGCCCTGCGGGTAGACAAAATGACTCTGGCGGCCTTTGAAGCGACCCTCCGGCTCCACCTTTCGGGTAAACAGGGAAGGATACCGGTGATTGGGATGATCGAAACGGACAAACCTGTCCTGCTCGAAAGAGCCCGCCGTCTGTGTCGTTTGTTAAAACAGAGCGCTACTTGCAACACCGACTTTAGTCGGCAAGTTCCCTGCGCAGTAAAGCCCGGGGCCGGTGATTTCACTATTGCTGTGGTAGAGACAGAAGACGCCATCGGAGGCGGTTCTTTCCCCACGGACCTGCTTCCCGGTTTCGGTGTGGCCATAAGCTCGCCTTCTTTCAGCGCAGAAATATTGGCGGCAGGACTGCGGGCGGCCACCATCCCGGTGATCCCGGCTATCCGTGAAGGCCGGGTGATCCTGCACCTCCGTACCCTTTTGCCCGGTGATGAGAAATTAATCGCCGCCTCATTCACATCGGCTATCAGGGGGGAGGCCGTATAA
- a CDS encoding amino acid ABC transporter ATP-binding protein gives MALHATPTLVGPTLVGKSPAQPLVVTEHLYKNFDEHTKVLKDINLQIYKNQVVAIMGPSGTGKSTLLRCLNYLTIPTSGIITIGDIRIDAEKHTKQEILDLRKHTSMVFQSYNLFKNKTALQNIMEALMIVHKRPKAEAEEIALKLLDKVGLMDRKDFYPSKLSGGQQQRVGIARALAVNPNVVLFDEPTSALDPELVGEVLNTIKKLAFEGTTMILVTHEVRFAKEVASRVLFLDDGAIATDGSPSEILDKPENPRIQQFLQYVNAE, from the coding sequence ATGGCGCTACATGCAACGCCGACTTTAGTCGGACCGACTTTAGTCGGCAAGTCCCCTGCACAACCATTGGTAGTAACCGAGCATTTGTATAAGAATTTTGATGAGCATACAAAGGTGCTAAAGGACATCAATCTACAAATATACAAAAATCAGGTGGTGGCAATCATGGGACCTTCCGGAACAGGTAAATCCACCTTGTTGCGCTGCCTGAATTATTTAACGATTCCTACAAGCGGTATCATCACCATAGGCGATATCAGAATAGATGCGGAAAAACACACAAAACAGGAAATACTGGATTTACGCAAGCATACATCAATGGTATTTCAAAGCTACAATCTGTTTAAGAACAAGACAGCTCTGCAAAACATAATGGAAGCGTTAATGATTGTCCACAAAAGGCCAAAGGCTGAAGCTGAAGAAATTGCCCTGAAGCTCCTGGATAAAGTTGGGTTAATGGATCGCAAAGATTTTTATCCGTCAAAGTTATCGGGTGGTCAGCAGCAAAGAGTCGGCATCGCCAGGGCGCTTGCCGTAAATCCCAATGTAGTGCTGTTTGATGAGCCAACATCTGCATTGGACCCGGAACTGGTAGGGGAAGTGCTTAACACTATCAAAAAATTAGCTTTCGAAGGAACTACAATGATATTGGTAACCCACGAGGTGCGTTTCGCAAAAGAAGTGGCGAGCCGGGTCTTGTTTTTGGATGACGGGGCAATTGCAACGGACGGAAGCCCGTCAGAAATATTGGATAAACCTGAAAACCCCCGTATTCAACAGTTTTTGCAATATGTGAATGCGGAATAA
- a CDS encoding acyl-CoA dehydratase activase, which yields MDGKAEYSIGIDCGSTLCKGVLLSRHGVAAYSLQPTGWNLQESASHVLANLKGNAADVGLNAADNDLAVNIPVIATGYGRDMVTERTKAVTEISAHARGAEYLMPGVRTVIDIGGQDCKVIAVENGKVTSFQMNDKCAAGTGRFMQMVLERFNADINLLDTLLAAGKIIRLNSTCAVFAESEIIGLLAKGHSREEIVGGVALSMAVKISSLAARVGLKPPVVLTGGLAESSGIRRALSEVLKVDVQFLPQGIYAGAIGAACIGVF from the coding sequence ATGGACGGGAAAGCTGAATACTCCATCGGCATAGACTGCGGTTCCACACTATGCAAGGGAGTTTTACTAAGCCGGCATGGGGTTGCTGCTTATTCTCTGCAGCCCACGGGGTGGAATTTGCAGGAAAGCGCTTCTCATGTTTTGGCGAACCTTAAGGGCAACGCCGCCGATGTTGGCCTTAACGCAGCTGATAATGACCTGGCTGTCAATATACCGGTTATCGCCACCGGGTACGGCCGGGATATGGTGACCGAAAGGACTAAGGCTGTTACCGAAATAAGCGCCCACGCACGGGGCGCAGAATACCTGATGCCGGGGGTCAGGACGGTTATCGATATAGGCGGCCAGGACTGCAAGGTCATTGCAGTGGAAAACGGCAAGGTGACGTCTTTTCAGATGAACGACAAATGTGCCGCTGGTACGGGCCGCTTTATGCAGATGGTCTTAGAAAGGTTCAATGCTGACATAAACCTCCTGGACACTTTACTTGCCGCCGGAAAAATCATTCGATTAAATAGCACCTGCGCGGTATTTGCGGAATCGGAAATCATCGGGCTCCTGGCAAAAGGGCATAGCCGGGAAGAAATTGTAGGAGGAGTGGCGCTGTCCATGGCAGTAAAGATAAGCAGCCTTGCTGCCAGGGTCGGCCTCAAACCTCCGGTAGTATTAACCGGAGGACTTGCGGAAAGCTCCGGTATCCGCAGGGCGCTTTCAGAGGTACTCAAGGTTGATGTGCAATTTTTACCCCAGGGAATCTACGCAGGCGCCATTGGGGCGGCTTGTATCGGGGTATTCTAA
- a CDS encoding double-cubane-cluster-containing anaerobic reductase: MIEQRELPEIFESFSDARKQGFIAMKILKEQGKGVVGTFCTYVPIELFLAVGLIPVGLCSTSDETIGEAEKVLPRNLCPLIKASYGFAAADKCPYMYFSDLVVGETTCDGKTKMYELLGKIKDVHVMDLPHNQDRPASRATWMEEIKRLKSRVEEKFGVTITTEKLRQAIQQRNKERALLKNVYELSVMNPPPLSGLQQLQILFGVQFKFDHEKKVQELKETISKITDEYQNGKHPVAATAKRIIVTGCPIGGATEKFTRVIEESGAVVVAYENCTGAKQFDRQIDESAEPYDALCDYYLNIGCSVMSPNPNRLELLGRLCDQFKADGVLEMVLQSCHTYAIESYTIGEFLKTRNIPFMSLETDYSSGDTEQLKTRISAFIEML, translated from the coding sequence ATGATTGAACAAAGAGAGCTGCCTGAGATTTTTGAATCCTTTTCCGATGCCCGTAAACAGGGCTTTATCGCCATGAAAATCCTGAAGGAACAGGGCAAGGGAGTGGTTGGAACCTTTTGTACCTATGTGCCGATAGAACTTTTTTTGGCCGTCGGCCTCATACCTGTGGGCCTTTGTTCTACCAGCGATGAAACCATAGGGGAGGCGGAAAAGGTCCTTCCCCGCAACCTCTGCCCCCTTATTAAAGCTTCCTACGGATTCGCCGCCGCCGATAAATGCCCCTATATGTATTTTTCTGATCTGGTGGTTGGCGAGACTACTTGTGACGGGAAAACAAAAATGTACGAACTCCTGGGCAAGATCAAGGATGTCCATGTGATGGATCTTCCCCATAATCAGGACAGGCCCGCTTCCCGGGCGACCTGGATGGAAGAAATTAAACGCTTAAAGAGCAGAGTGGAAGAAAAATTCGGCGTAACCATTACGACAGAAAAACTACGCCAGGCTATACAGCAAAGGAACAAGGAACGTGCCCTTTTAAAAAACGTGTATGAACTATCGGTGATGAACCCCCCTCCCCTTTCCGGCTTACAGCAGCTTCAGATACTATTTGGCGTTCAGTTCAAATTCGATCACGAAAAAAAAGTACAGGAATTAAAAGAGACCATCAGCAAGATTACCGATGAATACCAAAACGGAAAGCATCCTGTTGCCGCCACGGCGAAACGCATCATTGTTACCGGCTGCCCCATAGGAGGGGCCACAGAAAAATTCACCCGGGTCATTGAAGAAAGCGGGGCAGTGGTAGTAGCCTATGAAAACTGTACCGGAGCAAAACAGTTTGATCGGCAGATTGACGAGTCCGCCGAACCCTACGATGCCCTCTGTGACTATTATCTCAATATAGGATGCAGCGTGATGAGTCCCAACCCAAACCGGCTTGAACTGCTGGGGCGGCTCTGCGATCAATTCAAGGCCGACGGGGTGCTGGAAATGGTGCTGCAATCCTGTCATACCTACGCTATAGAATCCTATACTATTGGGGAATTTCTCAAGACCCGTAACATACCTTTTATGAGCCTGGAGACCGATTATTCCTCCGGAGATACGGAGCAGCTTAAAACCCGTATATCCGCCTTTATTGAGATGCTATAA
- a CDS encoding aminotransferase class V-fold PLP-dependent enzyme produces the protein MIYANYAATSPALSPAVVEELRGYLEETHLNAGRNFEGLEAGTIALRARRAVAKLLGVADPLRVIFSSGATQSLNMAINGLVREGDHVLATSVEHNATARPLESLRKSGVIELDWIQCDPDGSLDPEKIRSAIRKNTRLLVMPHGSNVLGTILPVTECFRIAHEYGVLTILDMAQTGGILPFTMEDYGAGNSMVSSAENSPTKVGVVNSDVVAFAGHKGLRGLAGTGGFAIGAAAAGQMRQWISGGTGSVSQSLDMPDFLPDKFEPGTQNTMGILSLAASVEEILRTGVETIRVRERASTARFISGLGQIKKISVCGTLDPDRCVPVVSIVIPGKDAGEVSRFLFENHGIITRSGLHCSPLAHQTAGTFPGGTVRFSFGSGTTEAEIDGILEALDGV, from the coding sequence ATGATATACGCGAATTACGCCGCCACTTCGCCTGCATTGTCCCCGGCGGTAGTCGAGGAACTGCGCGGATATTTAGAGGAGACCCACCTCAACGCCGGGCGGAATTTTGAAGGGCTGGAGGCAGGAACCATTGCATTGCGGGCCCGCAGGGCTGTAGCAAAGCTCCTGGGGGTGGCCGATCCGCTGCGGGTGATATTCTCAAGCGGCGCCACACAATCCCTGAACATGGCCATAAACGGCCTTGTCAGAGAAGGGGATCATGTACTGGCCACCAGCGTGGAGCACAACGCAACTGCCCGCCCTCTGGAGAGCCTTCGCAAAAGCGGCGTGATTGAGCTTGACTGGATCCAGTGCGATCCGGATGGTTCATTGGATCCTGAAAAGATACGCAGTGCAATACGGAAAAACACAAGACTGCTCGTTATGCCCCATGGGTCAAACGTCCTGGGCACGATATTACCCGTAACAGAATGTTTCAGAATTGCCCATGAATACGGCGTCCTGACTATCCTGGACATGGCCCAGACCGGGGGCATCCTGCCCTTTACCATGGAAGATTACGGCGCGGGGAACTCTATGGTAAGTAGCGCAGAGAACTCTCCGACTAAAGTCGGTGTTGTAAACAGCGATGTTGTTGCCTTTGCGGGGCATAAGGGGCTGCGGGGACTTGCAGGCACAGGGGGCTTCGCCATTGGGGCCGCGGCTGCAGGGCAGATGCGGCAATGGATAAGCGGCGGTACCGGCAGCGTATCCCAGTCCCTGGATATGCCTGATTTTTTGCCGGACAAGTTCGAGCCGGGCACGCAAAACACCATGGGTATACTGAGCCTTGCCGCATCGGTGGAAGAGATTTTACGCACCGGGGTCGAAACGATACGGGTGCGTGAACGCGCTTCCACGGCGCGTTTTATATCGGGCCTGGGGCAAATAAAAAAAATTAGCGTCTGCGGAACCCTTGATCCGGATCGCTGCGTACCGGTCGTTTCAATTGTCATTCCGGGAAAGGATGCCGGAGAGGTCTCACGGTTTCTGTTTGAGAACCACGGCATCATTACCCGCAGCGGGCTGCACTGCTCACCCCTGGCGCATCAGACCGCCGGGACATTTCCGGGCGGGACGGTCCGCTTCAGCTTTGGGAGCGGAACCACGGAAGCGGAGATTGACGGGATACTTGAAGCGCTGGATGGGGTGTAA
- a CDS encoding transporter substrate-binding domain-containing protein: MRINNFLWRRITMKKRTILFFAIACTVVLFITGCQGKTNNTAGTAATTARTVTVVTGGGGLPYSLLTESNEWTGIDGEMWAEIEKRTGWNVVVKRASFDSMFGELSSLRADVAANCFAIKAERSEKYYPSIAYYGDAQCLTVKNDNTKINTFNDLAGKKVGVSSGQASETILEDMSGKYNFELVVYEGLNTGYADVDLGRLDVMGGPVTGANQYMDVSGKTLRILDEKLLANNVGYYFQKTDAGKALCEEVNKVIQEMLDDGTCGRIVKKYLYEDMTIYIN; the protein is encoded by the coding sequence TTGAGAATTAATAATTTTCTATGGAGGAGAATTACAATGAAAAAAAGAACAATACTTTTTTTTGCTATTGCCTGTACCGTAGTACTATTCATTACCGGGTGTCAGGGCAAAACAAACAATACCGCGGGGACGGCGGCGACGACGGCGAGAACCGTTACGGTTGTAACGGGAGGCGGCGGCCTTCCATACAGCCTGTTAACAGAGAGCAACGAGTGGACAGGCATCGATGGGGAGATGTGGGCGGAAATCGAAAAGCGTACAGGTTGGAATGTAGTGGTAAAGCGGGCAAGTTTCGATTCCATGTTTGGAGAGCTTTCCTCCCTTCGGGCGGATGTAGCGGCAAATTGTTTTGCTATAAAAGCGGAAAGAAGCGAAAAATACTATCCTTCCATAGCATATTACGGCGATGCACAGTGTCTCACTGTAAAAAATGATAATACAAAAATTAATACCTTTAATGACCTGGCGGGTAAAAAAGTCGGCGTTTCCTCTGGTCAGGCAAGTGAAACCATTCTGGAAGATATGTCCGGCAAATACAATTTTGAGCTCGTGGTTTATGAAGGGTTAAATACCGGCTATGCGGATGTGGATTTAGGCAGACTTGATGTAATGGGCGGCCCTGTTACAGGCGCAAATCAATACATGGACGTGTCAGGGAAAACCCTGAGAATTTTGGATGAAAAACTGCTTGCGAATAATGTAGGCTATTATTTCCAAAAAACAGATGCGGGTAAAGCGTTGTGTGAGGAAGTAAACAAGGTAATACAAGAAATGCTGGATGACGGCACCTGCGGCAGAATCGTAAAAAAATATCTGTATGAGGATATGACGATTTACATCAACTAA
- the mobA gene encoding molybdenum cofactor guanylyltransferase — protein MSEEAKPLTGSALILAGGQGKRIGYDKKKLELAGERLLPSLVERLGKLFNEVFISSNNPTGVSGLITLPDSIGEGPMAGIYQGLLRCTSEYLYVVACDMPFINTDYIAYMQELLAREGPDVCIARHDNGDLELFNSFYKKSCAAPMGEALSRGIYKIRLVFDQLNVHMIHGETLQKFGDGEMFFNINYKEDLEQAERNLQGRL, from the coding sequence GTGAGTGAAGAAGCCAAGCCGCTGACAGGCAGCGCCCTGATCCTGGCCGGTGGCCAGGGTAAGCGGATTGGCTACGACAAAAAAAAGCTGGAACTGGCTGGGGAGCGCTTGCTTCCCAGCCTTGTTGAACGGCTGGGGAAACTTTTCAATGAGGTGTTCATCTCCTCCAATAACCCTACGGGGGTGAGCGGCCTCATTACCCTTCCCGACAGCATTGGTGAGGGTCCCATGGCGGGCATCTATCAGGGCTTGCTCCGCTGCACCAGCGAGTACCTCTATGTGGTTGCCTGCGATATGCCCTTTATCAATACTGACTATATCGCCTATATGCAGGAACTCTTGGCCCGGGAAGGCCCTGATGTGTGCATTGCCCGGCATGATAACGGCGACCTGGAACTTTTTAATTCCTTTTATAAAAAAAGCTGTGCTGCACCCATGGGGGAAGCCCTGTCCCGGGGAATATACAAGATACGCCTGGTGTTTGACCAGTTAAATGTCCACATGATCCATGGTGAAACCTTACAAAAATTTGGTGATGGGGAGATGTTTTTCAATATCAACTACAAAGAAGACCTGGAGCAGGCGGAACGCAACTTGCAAGGCCGGCTTTAG